Genomic segment of Triticum aestivum cultivar Chinese Spring chromosome 6A, IWGSC CS RefSeq v2.1, whole genome shotgun sequence:
AGATTGAAAATTAAGTAATTAAGACAATCTGTTTGTTTCTTAGGATGTTATACATATCACATGTTCCTCCTCTCCGCAGATTGGCATGGTTGAGTTCATCGGGATACTGAATGTCAAAGTCATTGGAGGCACCAAATTAGCTATCAGAGATATGTCTAGCAGCGACCCTTATGTTGTCTTGACCCTGGGACAACAGGTAATCACATAGCAAAGTCTTGTTGACATCGAGATTTCGACATTCTTGCAGAGTCATTTAGCAAATCTGAAAATGTGAGCGTTGTTGTGTACAGAAAGTACAGACTTCAGTGATCAAAGGAAACCTGAACCCTGTCTGGAATGAAGAACTCAAGCTCTCTGTTCCTCAGAAGTACGGGCCTCTGAAGCTGGTAACAATAATCTCATGAGAACCTTAGCACTAAGAAACAAACGCAAAACTCAGATCTAATCTTATGGCCAAAAATTACATTTCTAACTAGATCCTTTTGTTATCAACTCTTGACCACAACTAGCAAGTGTTGGACCACGACATGGTGTCCAAGGACGACCTGATGGGGGAGGCCGAGATCGACCTGCAGCCCATGATCAATGCGGCAGCATCGTTTGGAGATCCAGAACTGCTCGGCGACATACAGATCGGCCGGTGGCTCAAGTCCAACGATAACGCTCTAACCGCCGACAGCGCTGTCATGGTGACCGGAGGCAAGGTGAAGCAGGAGGTCTCCCTGAACCTGCAGCACACCGAGTCGGGGGAGGTGACGGTGGAGATGGAATGGATGGCTCTAAACATTTAGAGAATCCAGGTACGATGGCAAATTTGTATTTTGATTTGTATTTCGCTGCAAAGGATCCATTGAATCGACTTTTTTTGGGAAAAATAATAATTTTTGCTACTAGTAGTAGGCAATAGCAAACATAATTTGAACTCAAGTTTCAAAGAGCAAAAGCAGTTTCGGTGAATGCAGTCAGGCAGTCAGCAGCCAGGAGTGTCGACAAATAATTACGCCATCTGATTCAAAATAAAGGTCATGGAATTAAAATCACGACACTTATTTTAAATCAAAGAGTATTAAAAGAAAAGAGTGTCAACAAACAATGCTCCGCCCACCATACAATCTAGGTGATGTAGTGAAAAATTGTAGAGAAAGCAAATGGTGTCCAAAGAGATCTCGTCGATAGTGATGATGACATAGTGGTTATATAGGAAAGGGAGCCGCTAGGGGTCAGACTACTGATCCCTTGCTTCCATCAGCCCAGTCCAAGGCCGTAGGATTGGAAGCATGTAGGTCGTCGGATCTGCTAGTAGAATTCTGCCTGTGGACTGTTGTTGGATTGATCCGTTAATTAGGTGTGTCGTCATAACTGGTCCCCCAAAATTAGCTCGACCCTGTGTATCCTCGCTAACTACCTCTCTCCTGCCGTTTATTCCCCCTCGAGTAGATTCCTAATCTGCAGATTTTTTCATAAACGTGCGGCCCACACATGCAACCTTCTATGTTTTCTGTACGATTACGTTTGCTTCCAATTAATTGCTTCCTTTATAAGATTCCACGACATATATTTGCTTCCTTGGACTTGTTAATTTGCTTCCTGCGTCTGATTAATATGCTTCAACTACAACCGTTTTTTCTCGATTGACCTGAAATGCATGTTCGATCTAATAGAAACTTATGTCACACAGCAAGAATTTGTTTATATTGACAAGAAAATTTGCTTCTATTGCAACTTATATTTGCTTCTATGGACAACAATTAAATTTGCTTCCACTAAAACATAAATTATACATTGTTTCAAAGCAAACAAAATTTTGCTTCCAAAGAAAGCAGAGTCTGCTTCGATGCAACATCGCCCTAATACAACAAAACAACAGAAAATAATTATATTACAACAAAAATATGATACAAGGCGGATTGTCTCGGGCTGTAGTGACTGCGCTAGGGAATGCATAAGCAGAAGATTGCCGAAAGGAAGTTGTTGCCTTCATGATGGCAGCAAGCAGTGGGACGCCGACACCATCAATTGCTCGTAACACGGTGATATCCTTCTTGGTTGCATGGTGGTAGAAGATAGAGCTCACGCATTCAAGCATGGGCGCAAATGCATCGCCAAGTCGATGGACTACGTGACAAGGACATCATAATGGAGGGCCTTGGTCACTGTCTCCCCCCATGTCACCACTATCTCCTCCATTGCCTTCAAATAGACACCGCCAATATTGTGGGGAGAGGTCCGTGCGAGGTGTTTGAGACACCAATAATGCATGTGTGGCGTGTTGTAGCTCGAAACatttgaacaaaagaagcacacgTGAGATGAGAGATGGCTTGATCTATCACAACATAAATTATAGGCAATGGAGGCATAGAAAAATGAGATAAGTATGGCCTACATGAAGCAACGAATTGATCGTATGTCAGAACATAAATGATAGTTT
This window contains:
- the LOC123132601 gene encoding ADP-ribosylation factor GTPase-activating protein AGD12; this translates as MSGGHGDAGMASGKMAKLKELLQKSENRVCADCSAPDPNWASANIGVFICVKCSGVHRSLGTHISKVMSVTLDKWSDDEIDSMVEVGGNLQANAIYEAFLPEGYRKPHPDSAQEERQKFIKSKYELQEFLEPSLRIVSNHPSDAGKQASNSHSGSSKSEIGMVEFIGILNVKVIGGTKLAIRDMSSSDPYVVLTLGQQKVQTSVIKGNLNPVWNEELKLSVPQKYGPLKLQVLDHDMVSKDDLMGEAEIDLQPMINAAASFGDPELLGDIQIGRWLKSNDNALTADSAVMVTGGKVKQEVSLNLQHTESGEVTVEMEWMALNI